A stretch of Paludisphaera borealis DNA encodes these proteins:
- a CDS encoding DUF1778 domain-containing protein, which yields MRDSRLNFRLPSELKEVIEEAAASLGQSVSDFAVSTLVRQARAVMHEQSVTVLSDRDRDRFAALLDDAEARPNSALIKAAQRYKQHLG from the coding sequence GTGAGGGATTCACGTCTGAACTTCCGCCTTCCTTCCGAGTTGAAGGAGGTCATCGAGGAGGCGGCGGCCTCGCTGGGCCAGTCCGTCAGCGACTTCGCCGTCAGCACCTTGGTCCGACAGGCGCGCGCGGTCATGCACGAGCAAAGCGTGACCGTCCTCAGCGACAGGGACCGCGACCGCTTCGCCGCCCTCCTCGACGACGCCGAAGCCCGACCGAACTCCGCTCTCATCAAGGCAGCCCAGAGGTACAAGCAGCACCTTGGCTGA
- a CDS encoding S1C family serine protease, whose amino-acid sequence MSLATLDWNEPFIEPVSDPTDGVATSVEAARPTATDDDHLLDAYSNAVTGAVDRVGRSVVHIEAKYGGGRRGERPRGGTGSGFVFTSSGYILTNSHVVHEADRLDVTLADGNRLRADLIGDDPETDLAVIRVLGEPIPPAALGDSSKVRVGQVAIAIGHPYGFQSTVTAGVVSALGRSLRAASGRLIDDVLQTDAALNPGNSGGPLVDSRGLVIGVNTAVILPAQGLCFAIAVNTAKFVAGRLIRDGRVRRGRLGVAVQTVPLPRPPGDRAGASKRGGVLIMSVEPGGAAERAGLEEGDVIIGLDGHAVGGIDDLHRLLTDDRVGVKIPLRVLRRPEILAFTITPEESKPSAQE is encoded by the coding sequence ATGAGCTTGGCGACGTTGGATTGGAACGAACCTTTTATCGAACCCGTGAGCGATCCGACGGATGGCGTTGCCACGTCGGTCGAGGCCGCGCGGCCGACCGCGACCGACGACGACCATCTGCTCGACGCCTACTCCAACGCCGTGACGGGCGCCGTCGACAGGGTGGGGCGTTCGGTCGTGCATATCGAGGCGAAGTACGGCGGCGGTCGCCGGGGCGAGCGGCCTCGTGGCGGGACCGGCTCGGGGTTCGTGTTCACGTCGAGCGGGTACATCCTCACGAACAGCCACGTCGTCCACGAGGCCGATCGCCTGGACGTCACATTGGCCGACGGCAACCGGCTTCGGGCCGACCTGATCGGCGACGACCCGGAGACCGACCTCGCCGTCATCCGGGTCCTCGGCGAGCCGATCCCCCCCGCCGCTCTGGGCGATTCGAGCAAGGTGCGGGTGGGCCAGGTCGCGATCGCCATCGGCCACCCTTACGGCTTCCAGAGCACGGTGACCGCGGGAGTCGTCAGCGCCCTGGGGCGATCGCTTCGCGCGGCGTCGGGGCGATTGATCGACGACGTCCTGCAAACCGACGCGGCGCTCAATCCCGGCAACTCCGGGGGCCCGCTCGTCGACTCGCGCGGGCTTGTGATCGGCGTCAACACGGCCGTGATCCTCCCGGCGCAGGGGCTCTGCTTCGCGATCGCGGTCAACACGGCCAAGTTCGTCGCCGGCCGCCTGATCCGCGACGGCCGGGTGCGTAGGGGACGACTCGGAGTGGCCGTCCAGACAGTGCCCTTGCCGAGGCCGCCCGGCGACCGCGCCGGCGCGTCGAAGCGCGGCGGCGTGCTGATCATGAGCGTCGAGCCCGGCGGCGCCGCCGAGCGAGCGGGATTGGAGGAAGGCGACGTCATCATCGGCCTCGACGGCCACGCCGTCGGCGGCATCGACGACCTGCACCGCCTGCTCACCGACGACCGCGTCGGCGTGAAAATCCCGCTCCGCGTCCTCCGACGCCCCGAGATCCTCGCCTTCACGATCACCCCCGAGGAGTCGAAACCGTCGGCCCAGGAATGA
- a CDS encoding tetratricopeptide repeat protein, translating into MRRTAARRGIDRPNQPTINVKVRARWTIPLTAGLAITLAACGGPSTPPEPDSPAAYNNRGNVWLGKKEYEKANGDFNEAIRLDPGSVWPRLGKALVGLSTGREEAVADARLAIEAAGWKDENSIYATIVGHLGARRVKKDDVAKEVLDEADRKADKSHWPYPVVKYLRREIDEKALLALATDDDKMTEARCYLGIDQMLSGRPAEARENFLWVKEHGTPGYVEVPLAVAELDRLETEKPAGGK; encoded by the coding sequence ATGCGACGAACAGCCGCGCGCCGGGGGATCGATCGGCCGAACCAACCCACGATCAACGTCAAAGTTCGCGCCCGTTGGACGATCCCCCTCACGGCAGGCCTGGCCATTACGCTCGCCGCGTGCGGCGGTCCATCGACCCCTCCCGAGCCAGACAGCCCCGCCGCCTACAACAATCGCGGTAACGTCTGGCTCGGGAAGAAGGAGTACGAGAAGGCGAACGGCGACTTCAACGAGGCGATCCGCCTCGATCCGGGCTCCGTCTGGCCCCGGCTCGGCAAGGCGCTTGTGGGGCTTTCGACGGGGCGCGAGGAGGCCGTCGCTGACGCCCGATTGGCGATCGAAGCGGCCGGTTGGAAGGACGAGAACTCCATCTACGCGACGATCGTCGGCCACCTTGGGGCCAGGCGGGTCAAGAAGGACGACGTGGCGAAGGAGGTGCTCGACGAGGCGGATCGCAAGGCGGATAAGTCCCATTGGCCCTACCCGGTGGTGAAGTATCTGCGCCGCGAGATCGACGAAAAAGCCCTCCTGGCCCTGGCGACCGATGATGACAAGATGACCGAAGCTCGGTGTTATCTCGGGATCGACCAAATGCTATCGGGCCGGCCCGCCGAGGCGAGGGAGAATTTCCTCTGGGTCAAGGAGCACGGCACCCCCGGCTATGTGGAGGTTCCTCTCGCCGTGGCCGAGCTGGATCGGCTGGAGACGGAAAAGCCGGCCGGGGGGAAATGA
- a CDS encoding lipid-binding SYLF domain-containing protein, with product MRTSTWRRAAAFCAVLGLAPLGTASAQKPPDVSVSRSIDVLSEVTRNPKTGMPRLVMRNAQGIVIVPDMFKASFVIGARFGRGVLLVKQPDGTWSNPVFVHLMGGSFGFQAGAQSTDLVLVFQTQRGLDRFVKGKGKLTLGVDVGAAAGPVGKRFEAGTDVTLKSEILSYSNTQGIFAGVSAEGGTLQIDWKANMRYYGRPVSAGEILAVNSSLPVPEPVIALQQMLAEKTALPAGVVVGGRPPRSRGATVIEPGGTVIEGEEIEIDGAIPAPVISSSRPRSSTRRPATAQPKTRVVRPDDDDFYDDLEPIPAPAPRRSSAPQTKPRTTNDEDLPTAIPDLKPKVESKPQAKPAPALPADVDDAIPDLDAPR from the coding sequence ATGCGGACCTCTACTTGGCGACGGGCCGCCGCCTTTTGCGCCGTCCTTGGACTCGCCCCGCTCGGCACGGCCAGCGCCCAGAAGCCCCCGGACGTCAGCGTCTCGCGGTCGATCGACGTCCTCAGCGAGGTCACGCGCAACCCCAAGACGGGGATGCCGCGGCTGGTGATGCGGAACGCGCAGGGGATCGTCATCGTCCCGGATATGTTCAAGGCCAGCTTCGTCATCGGGGCCCGGTTCGGCCGCGGCGTGCTGCTGGTCAAGCAGCCCGACGGAACCTGGAGCAACCCGGTCTTCGTCCACCTGATGGGGGGCAGCTTCGGGTTCCAGGCCGGGGCGCAGTCGACCGACCTGGTGCTCGTCTTCCAGACCCAGCGCGGGCTCGACCGGTTCGTCAAGGGCAAGGGGAAGCTGACCCTGGGCGTGGACGTCGGCGCGGCGGCCGGGCCGGTCGGCAAGCGGTTCGAGGCCGGAACCGACGTGACGCTCAAGTCGGAGATCCTCTCCTATTCCAACACTCAGGGCATCTTCGCCGGGGTCTCCGCCGAGGGGGGCACGCTCCAGATCGATTGGAAGGCGAACATGCGGTACTACGGCCGGCCCGTCTCCGCCGGCGAGATCCTGGCGGTCAACAGCTCGCTGCCCGTCCCCGAGCCGGTGATCGCGCTTCAGCAGATGCTTGCCGAGAAGACCGCCCTGCCGGCCGGCGTCGTGGTCGGCGGCCGTCCCCCGCGAAGCCGAGGCGCCACGGTGATCGAGCCGGGCGGCACGGTGATCGAAGGCGAGGAGATCGAGATCGACGGAGCCATCCCCGCGCCCGTGATCTCCAGCAGCCGTCCCCGGTCCTCGACCCGCCGGCCCGCGACCGCCCAGCCGAAGACCCGCGTCGTCCGCCCCGACGACGACGACTTCTACGACGACCTCGAACCGATCCCCGCCCCCGCCCCCCGGCGCTCGTCCGCTCCTCAAACCAAGCCGAGGACGACCAACGACGAAGACCTCCCGACCGCGATCCCCGACCTCAAGCCGAAGGTCGAATCCAAGCCCCAAGCCAAGCCCGCCCCCGCGCTCCCGGCCGACGTGGACGACGCGATCCCCGACCTCGACGCCCCCCGCTGA
- a CDS encoding GNAT family N-acetyltransferase, producing MADSSDAWSIERLGASHDRSSFDCGQPMLSDWLRQKAGQFQKRDLARTYVAVRKGEAVVLGYYALSNHGVAFEALPADQAKGLPRLDLPVVLLGRLAVDRSAQGRGLGSLLLIDALRRAQHLAEHIGIRAVEVDAIDDAARNFYLKFGFMPLLDDPRHLFLPMQVIRKLGLPSLTS from the coding sequence TTGGCTGATTCATCCGACGCCTGGAGCATCGAGCGGCTGGGAGCGTCCCACGATCGCTCATCGTTCGACTGCGGCCAGCCGATGCTCTCCGACTGGCTGCGGCAGAAAGCCGGTCAGTTCCAGAAGCGGGATCTCGCCCGCACCTACGTCGCCGTCAGGAAGGGCGAGGCCGTAGTGCTCGGCTACTACGCCCTCTCGAATCACGGGGTCGCCTTCGAGGCCCTGCCCGCCGACCAGGCCAAGGGATTGCCTCGGCTGGACCTGCCGGTCGTCCTGCTGGGCCGGCTGGCGGTGGACCGCTCGGCCCAGGGCCGAGGCCTCGGCTCGCTCCTGCTGATCGATGCCCTGCGGCGAGCGCAGCACCTCGCCGAACATATCGGCATCCGGGCGGTGGAGGTCGATGCGATCGATGACGCCGCCCGGAACTTTTACCTGAAGTTCGGGTTCATGCCGCTGCTCGACGACCCACGGCACCTCTTCCTTCCAATGCAGGTCATCCGCAAGCTCGGCCTGCCCTCCTTGACCAGCTGA
- a CDS encoding YfiT family bacillithiol transferase translates to MNTPQFPVGGYVLESEPSRARRAEWIDELEKTPEEVRNAVAALSADQLDTKYRNWTVRQIVHHIADSHMQSYARFKWALTEDRPTIKPYDESRWAALADSVVGEVGASLALIDGLHARWVLLLRSLSDGDFQRTFHHPETGLSPRLDEVLGYYAWHARHHTGQIVWLRRNRGLGAVDNPNG, encoded by the coding sequence ATGAACACTCCTCAGTTCCCGGTCGGTGGATATGTCTTGGAGAGCGAGCCGAGCCGTGCGCGTCGGGCCGAATGGATCGACGAGCTTGAGAAGACGCCGGAGGAGGTGCGGAATGCGGTGGCGGCGTTGTCGGCGGACCAGCTCGATACGAAGTATCGCAACTGGACGGTCCGGCAGATCGTGCACCATATCGCCGACAGCCACATGCAGAGCTACGCCCGGTTCAAGTGGGCGCTGACCGAGGACCGGCCGACGATCAAGCCCTACGACGAGTCCCGATGGGCGGCGCTGGCGGATTCGGTCGTCGGCGAGGTCGGGGCGTCGCTCGCGCTGATCGACGGCCTGCACGCCCGCTGGGTCCTGCTGCTGCGGAGCCTCTCGGACGGCGACTTTCAGCGCACGTTTCATCACCCCGAAACGGGCCTGTCCCCCCGCCTCGACGAGGTGCTCGGCTACTACGCCTGGCACGCGCGACACCACACCGGCCAGATCGTCTGGCTGCGCCGGAATCGAGGACTCGGAGCCGTCGACAATCCCAACGGATGA
- a CDS encoding serine hydrolase, protein MESRRKTFGAALWLMAVSTSWVAAEEEVRPRDGLAPVTTKLETLIRQVMKDQDLPAISIALVEGRTVTWAKGFGLARPKEGIAATADTVYRVGSVSKLFTDLALMQLVEQGLVDLDAPVSRYLPDFTPGNRFGTPITLRQMMTHRSGLVREPPVGHYFDLTSPSIVDTVKSLNATELVYPPTTRTKYSNAAITVVGRVVEVVRGEPFAESLKRTVIEPMGLTSTSFGTSPAIEKATARGVMWTYDGRVFDAPTFPLGTEPAGNLRSSVVDLGRMMSVLFDGGKGPGGAIVKPETLQTMWTEQFPGAASTRSFGLGFTLERFEGHERIGHGGAIYGFATDLSALPDAQIGVAVVVTKDCANATAKRISDAALRLLLALGKGEPLPEIDAGEPLEAGLAGRVAGRYGEGDSAVELVARGDRLFLTQAIGGLRTEIRVGKDGMREDGPLDFGTRLTVRDDTVTFEKITAKKVEDRKPAAPPSRWDGLIGEYGWDHNTLYIHERDGRLQALIEWFYLDPLIEESPDVFRFPKRGLYDGESIVFTRDAAGRATRAVAAGVTFERRRIDGDDGSTFRINPVRPVAALRTEALAATPPVERGEFLAPDLVDLTGLDPAIKLDVRYATTNNFLGTPVYSSARAFMQRPAAEALAKAHRSLRDRGFGLLIHDAYRPWYVTRIFWDATPESNHGFVADPTKGSKHNRGCAVDLSLYELESGRPVEMVGGYDEFSTRSNPDYPGGTSLQRWHREVLRKAMEDQGFAVNEVEWWHFDYRDWPKYPITNVPFEKVTAGKPSAAPIPASASSHRSSAQTEVE, encoded by the coding sequence ATGGAATCCAGGCGGAAGACCTTCGGCGCGGCTCTTTGGTTGATGGCGGTCTCGACGAGTTGGGTTGCGGCGGAGGAAGAAGTCAGGCCCCGAGACGGCCTCGCGCCGGTGACGACGAAGCTGGAGACGTTGATCCGCCAGGTGATGAAGGACCAGGACCTCCCGGCGATCTCGATCGCGCTGGTGGAGGGGCGGACCGTCACCTGGGCGAAGGGGTTTGGGCTGGCCAGGCCGAAGGAGGGGATCGCCGCGACGGCCGACACGGTCTATAGGGTCGGCTCGGTCTCCAAGCTGTTCACCGACCTGGCCCTGATGCAGCTCGTGGAGCAGGGGTTGGTCGACCTGGACGCCCCGGTCTCGCGGTATTTGCCCGACTTCACGCCCGGGAATCGATTCGGGACGCCGATCACGCTGCGGCAGATGATGACGCACCGCTCGGGCCTGGTTCGCGAGCCGCCCGTGGGCCATTATTTCGACCTGACGAGCCCCTCGATCGTCGATACGGTCAAGAGCCTGAACGCGACCGAACTGGTCTACCCGCCGACGACGCGGACGAAGTATTCGAATGCGGCGATCACGGTCGTCGGCCGGGTGGTGGAAGTGGTCCGGGGTGAGCCGTTCGCCGAGTCCCTGAAGCGGACGGTGATCGAGCCGATGGGCCTGACGTCGACGAGCTTCGGGACGTCGCCGGCGATCGAAAAGGCGACGGCTCGGGGGGTGATGTGGACCTACGATGGCCGGGTGTTCGACGCGCCGACGTTCCCGCTCGGGACCGAGCCGGCCGGGAACCTGCGGTCGTCGGTGGTCGACCTCGGCCGGATGATGTCGGTCCTCTTCGACGGCGGAAAAGGGCCGGGCGGCGCGATCGTGAAGCCGGAAACCCTCCAGACGATGTGGACCGAGCAATTTCCCGGTGCCGCCTCGACCCGAAGCTTCGGCCTGGGCTTCACCCTGGAGAGGTTCGAGGGGCACGAGCGAATCGGGCACGGCGGGGCGATCTACGGCTTCGCGACCGACCTCTCGGCCCTGCCGGACGCACAGATCGGGGTCGCGGTCGTCGTGACCAAGGACTGCGCCAACGCGACGGCCAAGCGGATCAGTGACGCCGCGCTCCGGCTGTTGCTGGCGCTCGGAAAAGGCGAGCCCTTGCCGGAGATCGACGCGGGCGAGCCGCTCGAAGCCGGGCTCGCCGGACGCGTTGCGGGACGTTACGGCGAGGGGGATTCGGCCGTCGAGCTGGTCGCCCGAGGCGATCGGCTGTTCCTGACGCAGGCGATCGGCGGCCTTCGGACCGAGATCCGCGTGGGGAAGGACGGGATGAGGGAAGACGGACCGCTCGACTTTGGGACGCGCTTGACCGTCCGGGACGACACGGTCACGTTCGAGAAGATCACGGCGAAGAAGGTCGAGGACCGCAAGCCCGCGGCCCCGCCTTCGCGGTGGGACGGCCTGATCGGCGAGTACGGCTGGGACCACAATACGCTCTATATCCACGAACGGGACGGGCGACTCCAGGCGTTGATCGAGTGGTTCTATCTTGACCCGTTGATCGAAGAGTCGCCCGACGTCTTCCGGTTTCCGAAGCGAGGGCTTTACGACGGCGAGTCGATCGTGTTCACGCGCGACGCCGCGGGCCGGGCGACTCGGGCCGTGGCGGCCGGCGTGACGTTCGAGCGGCGGAGGATCGACGGCGACGACGGGTCGACCTTTCGGATCAACCCCGTGCGTCCGGTGGCGGCGCTTCGGACGGAAGCCCTGGCCGCGACGCCCCCGGTCGAACGCGGTGAGTTCCTCGCGCCCGATCTGGTCGACCTGACGGGCCTAGACCCGGCGATCAAACTGGACGTCCGGTACGCAACGACGAACAACTTCCTCGGCACCCCGGTCTACTCCTCGGCCCGAGCGTTCATGCAGCGGCCGGCCGCCGAAGCCCTGGCGAAGGCGCACAGGTCGCTCCGGGACCGGGGTTTCGGGCTCTTGATCCACGACGCCTATCGGCCGTGGTACGTGACGCGGATTTTCTGGGACGCCACGCCCGAGTCGAACCACGGCTTCGTCGCCGACCCGACGAAAGGCTCGAAGCACAACCGAGGCTGCGCCGTGGATCTGTCGCTCTACGAGCTGGAGAGCGGAAGGCCGGTCGAGATGGTCGGCGGCTACGACGAGTTCTCGACCCGCTCGAACCCCGACTACCCGGGCGGAACGTCGCTCCAGCGGTGGCATCGCGAAGTGCTCCGCAAGGCGATGGAGGACCAGGGGTTCGCCGTCAACGAGGTCGAATGGTGGCACTTCGACTACCGCGACTGGCCGAAGTATCCCATCACGAACGTCCCCTTCGAGAAAGTCACGGCGGGGAAGCCGTCGGCCGCCCCGATTCCGGCTTCGGCAAGTTCGCATCGTTCTTCCGCTCAGACCGAAGTAGAATGA
- a CDS encoding DUF1559 domain-containing protein: MGTTHRRGFTLIELLVVIAIIAVLIALLLPAVQAAREAARRMQCINNLKQLGLAVHNYESTNGTLPPQQILGYKGSTIIFKSQWGVTSRLAPFLELGPLYNSLNMILKTSDPSNSTVVSTSIKTLICPSEIQPQPYTSTNSSGVTSTYAVSNYGWCVGDWYVFGGQNGTPNRGAFGVNRSKTFAGLTDGLSQTMLTAEVKTYQPAYHDCPGAIPANWASPTVVPDPTTVLSIVASASSACKAPAVGHAKWCNGNTFLDAFTTALTPNTKSPSGAPPVDVDLCSEDEDDGGPTYSSVTSRSYHPGGVNTLFADGSVRFIKETIQWQAWRALGSVAGGEVVSSDSY, translated from the coding sequence GTGGGAACGACTCATCGACGCGGATTCACGCTGATCGAGCTGTTGGTGGTGATCGCGATCATCGCGGTTCTGATCGCCCTGTTGTTGCCCGCGGTGCAAGCGGCCCGTGAGGCGGCTCGACGGATGCAGTGCATCAACAACCTGAAGCAGCTTGGGCTGGCGGTGCACAATTACGAGTCGACGAACGGGACGTTGCCTCCTCAGCAGATCCTGGGCTACAAGGGTTCGACGATCATCTTCAAGTCGCAGTGGGGGGTGACCTCGCGACTGGCGCCGTTCCTGGAGTTGGGGCCGCTTTACAACTCGCTCAATATGATCCTGAAGACGAGCGACCCGTCCAATTCGACGGTCGTGTCGACGTCGATCAAGACGCTGATCTGCCCGAGCGAAATCCAGCCGCAGCCGTATACGAGCACGAATTCCTCGGGTGTGACCAGCACGTATGCGGTCTCCAATTACGGGTGGTGCGTGGGGGATTGGTACGTCTTCGGGGGGCAGAACGGCACGCCCAATCGGGGGGCGTTCGGGGTCAACCGGAGCAAGACGTTCGCGGGGCTGACGGACGGCTTGAGCCAGACGATGCTCACGGCCGAGGTCAAAACCTATCAGCCCGCCTACCACGACTGCCCCGGGGCGATCCCCGCGAACTGGGCCTCTCCCACGGTTGTTCCCGACCCGACCACCGTCCTCTCGATCGTGGCTTCGGCCTCATCGGCCTGCAAAGCGCCGGCGGTGGGCCATGCCAAGTGGTGCAACGGCAACACGTTCCTCGACGCCTTCACGACGGCCTTGACCCCGAACACCAAGTCCCCTTCGGGCGCCCCCCCGGTGGACGTCGACCTCTGCTCCGAAGACGAGGACGACGGCGGCCCGACCTACTCGTCGGTCACCTCGCGGAGCTATCACCCGGGTGGGGTCAACACCCTGTTCGCCGATGGCAGCGTGCGGTTCATCAAGGAGACGATCCAGTGGCAGGCTTGGCGAGCCCTGGGGAGCGTCGCCGGGGGGGAAGTCGTCAGTTCTGATTCATACTGA
- a CDS encoding esterase/lipase family protein, giving the protein MARWDRREADRAIRNRGGGSSTMGRRLGLIPVALGLWLNAGCASIVVHERPILDRETHEVVATSGSETAHGKAHGLIQAGMALDRKHPDWATLYFRDAALAALPAVLEEGVSPSRDIAQSLGAQSTYRRAIEYALVSVDRQAKTQKVPWTEILARSGIGVEGKVSLYEAALWQEVLPSRQFEVKGFRKEMGQGGLGAPVVIHMATSVERKPLTLEGGEARTDPSQQHFPADLYRAASVVLRPGRAGEPPAMLELHDPVREPDMQWKPAPDAPSLPLAYDLTIGLARQLHERNLDLIGPLGVFFPSEYNGKTGIFMLDPYQRGKIPVVFVHGLMSSPLAWANAMNELRGDPELRKRYQFWMFFYSTGNPILASGARLRLALKTVHDEFNPNDEDPAFDHMLVVGHSMGGVLSRLMMSSSGATLWDAAAKVPPESIDLDPKLKKMLTESMFFEPVPSVSRVVFISTPHHGSPLGDELIGRIASRLIRVPKEIIDIRAALAKLNGSEEVSQAFRGNRYATSVAQLGLENPVLKSIDRLPLKPTVPYHSIIGHSGTEPLPGGGDGIVPYTSAHLEGALSEIVVTSDHSAQQTEAAITEMRRIMAIHFNEYADERRAIAKGVRPAERIARPDGDTPVRYVATPNTTVEEAERQRRLARIGIYPEDSVKR; this is encoded by the coding sequence ATGGCGCGATGGGACCGACGCGAGGCTGATCGGGCGATCCGGAACCGGGGCGGCGGCTCATCAACGATGGGGCGGCGGCTGGGGCTCATTCCGGTCGCGCTGGGGCTCTGGCTGAACGCCGGGTGCGCCTCGATCGTCGTCCACGAGAGGCCGATCCTCGATCGCGAAACCCACGAGGTCGTCGCGACGTCCGGTTCGGAAACCGCGCACGGCAAGGCCCATGGGCTGATCCAGGCGGGCATGGCGCTGGACCGGAAGCACCCGGACTGGGCGACCCTGTACTTCCGCGACGCGGCCCTGGCGGCGCTTCCCGCCGTGCTGGAGGAGGGGGTCTCGCCCAGCCGCGACATCGCGCAGTCGCTGGGGGCGCAAAGCACCTATCGGCGGGCGATCGAATACGCGTTGGTGTCGGTCGACCGCCAGGCGAAGACTCAGAAGGTCCCCTGGACCGAGATCCTGGCGCGGTCGGGGATCGGCGTCGAGGGCAAGGTCAGCCTGTACGAGGCGGCGCTCTGGCAAGAGGTGCTCCCCTCGCGGCAGTTCGAGGTCAAGGGGTTCCGGAAGGAGATGGGGCAGGGGGGATTGGGCGCGCCGGTGGTGATCCACATGGCGACGTCGGTCGAGCGGAAGCCCCTGACGCTGGAGGGGGGCGAGGCGCGGACCGACCCCTCGCAGCAGCACTTCCCGGCCGACCTGTACCGGGCGGCGTCGGTCGTGCTTCGGCCCGGCCGCGCGGGCGAGCCGCCGGCGATGCTCGAGCTGCACGACCCGGTCCGCGAGCCCGACATGCAGTGGAAGCCCGCCCCGGACGCCCCCAGCCTGCCACTGGCCTACGACCTGACCATCGGGTTGGCCCGCCAGCTTCACGAGCGCAACCTCGACCTGATCGGCCCGCTCGGCGTGTTCTTCCCCTCGGAATACAACGGCAAGACCGGGATCTTCATGCTCGACCCGTACCAGCGCGGCAAGATCCCGGTGGTCTTCGTCCACGGGCTGATGTCCAGCCCGCTCGCCTGGGCCAACGCAATGAACGAGCTGCGGGGCGACCCCGAGCTGCGCAAGCGGTATCAGTTCTGGATGTTCTTCTACTCGACGGGCAACCCCATCCTGGCCTCCGGCGCGCGGCTGCGGCTGGCCCTGAAGACGGTCCACGACGAGTTCAACCCCAACGACGAAGACCCGGCGTTCGACCACATGCTCGTGGTCGGGCACAGCATGGGGGGAGTGCTGTCGAGGCTGATGATGAGTTCGAGCGGGGCGACGCTCTGGGACGCCGCCGCGAAGGTTCCGCCCGAGTCGATCGACCTCGACCCCAAGCTCAAGAAGATGCTCACCGAATCGATGTTCTTCGAGCCCGTGCCATCGGTGAGCCGCGTCGTGTTCATCTCGACGCCGCACCACGGCAGCCCGCTGGGCGACGAGCTGATCGGCCGGATCGCCTCGCGGTTGATCCGCGTTCCCAAGGAAATCATCGACATCCGCGCGGCCCTGGCCAAGCTCAACGGCTCGGAAGAGGTCTCCCAGGCGTTCCGGGGCAACCGCTACGCGACCAGCGTCGCCCAGCTCGGCCTCGAAAACCCGGTGCTCAAGTCGATCGACCGGCTGCCGCTCAAGCCGACGGTCCCCTACCACTCGATCATCGGCCACAGCGGCACGGAGCCCCTGCCGGGCGGCGGCGACGGCATCGTCCCCTACACGAGCGCCCACCTCGAAGGCGCCCTCTCCGAGATCGTCGTCACGAGCGACCACTCGGCGCAACAGACCGAGGCCGCCATCACGGAAATGCGGCGGATCATGGCGATCCACTTCAACGAATACGCCGACGAGCGGAGGGCGATCGCCAAGGGAGTCCGTCCCGCCGAACGGATCGCCCGGCCCGACGGCGACACCCCCGTCCGCTACGTCGCCACCCCCAACACCACGGTCGAGGAGGCCGAGCGGCAACGTCGCCTGGCGCGGATCGGCATCTACCCCGAAGACTCGGTCAAACGGTGA